The Polluticoccus soli sequence AAGGAGTCTGACCTGATGATCGAGCAATAAAGATGAGCCTGCCATAAGCGGATTTGCGCTACCTTTGCGGAAATTTCAAGTTTCTTGCGATCAGCACATTATATCACGCTTACGGCCGCAGCCGGACTGTTAGCTCTTTTGTACTGGGGAATGAATACGGTGCCTCCTAAAAAGGAAAGTGCGCCGGGAGCCAGTCCTGAGCAGGGAGCGATGACCGCTGCACCTCATAATACTATACAAGCTGCTTCATTCGATTCTATTTACACGGCCGTGCGCCAGCAACTGCCGGCACACGCCAAAGGTGAAGTAGATTCGGTTGAGAAAATAATAGGAGCCATCCAGGATTCTGCCCGGATGGCTCCTGTTTTTACAGACCTGGCTAAGGTCTGGCAGGAGCACAAGCAGCTTCCGGTGGCAGCTTATTACTATGCAAAAGCCGGTAAGTTGGAGAATTCCGAAAAAAAGCTGAACTTCGCAGGCCAATTATTTTTGGACCTGATGCACGAAACCAATTCGGCTAGTGTGCAGGCCTGGGAAGCGCAGCAAGCTATCGAATGTTTTAAACGGTCTTTAGAGCTGAACCCTGCTAACGATACCACCAAAATGGCTCTTGCGGCCAGTTATATTGAAGGTGCCGGAGAAACAATGCAGGGCGTGCAGTTGCTGTTAGGTATCACTCGCGAAAAACCTGATAATGTACCCGCCAACCTTATGTTAGGAAGGCTGTCGATGCAGTCAGGGCAGTTTGATAAAGCAATTCAGCGCTTTGAAACTGTAGTAAAGCTGGAACCGAAGAATACCGAAGCGTTGTACTTCCTGGCCGAGGCCTACAAAAGTAAAGGGGACAAAAACAAAGCAATAGAGCTGTTTGAAAGGGTGAAGACAATAGTGAACAAGCCGGAATTCAGCAGGGATATTGATCAGTACATAAATTCATTTAAATAACTAATAAATTTTCGTGTTATGCCTTGTGGTAAGAAAAGAAAAAGACATAAAATCGCTACTCACAAACGTAAAAAGCGTTTGAGAAAGAACCGTCATAAGAAGAAGTAAGGCTATTTAGCCCTGCTTTTCCCCCTTTCGTTTATTGTAAGGCAATTCCTTGCACCTTTTGCCTGTGCTATCAAATAATAGCATTGGTGAAAGGTGTAAGTTGTTGTTATACATCCTACCTAATGCTGAGTGGCAGGGGAATCGATTAAAGACGGTAGAATGAATAAAGAATTAATTATCAATTCTTCAGGCGAAGGCGTTGAAATAGCCTTGCTTGAGGATAAGAAGTTGGTTGAACTGCACTATGAACGTGGGCAGGATGAGTTTGCAGTAGGCGACCTCTACCTGGGCAAGGTGAAAAAACTGATGCCGGGTTTGAATGCTGCGTTTGTTGATGTTGGATACGAAAAGGATGCGTTTCTTCACTATACCGACCTCAGCCCCTATTTCCGCTCGCTGCTGAAGTTTACGAAGCAGTCGCTTGAAGGGAATACACCATGGGGTAAAGACTTCGGGAAGTTTCAGAATGAAACGGAGATACTGAAGACGGGTAAGATCACTGAGGTGGTCAATCACCGTCCAGAAGTTTTGGTCCAGATTCTAAAGGAACCAATCTCTGCTAAAGGCCCACGCCTTAGCTGCGAGATATCTTTGCCCGGACGTTTTGTTGTAGTCACTCCTTTTAATGATGTGGTTGCTATCTCGCGAAAGATACACTCTGCCGACGAGCGCAAACGCCTGCAGCGCATAGTAGAATCAATCAAGCCAAAAAATTTTGGTGTGATTGTTCGTACAGCCGCTGAAGGAAAAAATACAGCTGAACTGCACGCGGATATACTGGAGCTGGCTGAAATGTGGCAGACCATTCAAACCAACCTAAAAGGCGCCAAAGCTCCACAGATCATTTTGAGTGAGCAGGATAAAACAACGTCCATCCTCCGCGACCTGCTGAATGAAAGTTTTCAGCGCATAGTGGTGAACGACAAGAAACTGCTGGGCGAAACCAAAGATTATATTTCAAGGATCGCTCCGGAAAAGGAGGAGATCGTTACCTACCATAGCGCCGGTCAGCCTGTATTTGACACCTACGGTGTAACCAAACAGGTAAAGTCTTCATTCGGTAAAACAGTTAACCTCTCAAGCGGTTCTTACCTGATCATTGAGCACACCGAAGCATTGCACGTAATTGACGTGAATAGTGGTACGCGTAGTGCAGATGCAGGCCAGGAACAAAATGCTTTGGCAACTAACCTGGAAGCTGCGCATGAGATTGCCAGGCAAATGCGTCTACGCGATCTTGGCGGTATCATCATTATCGACTTCATCGACATGAAGCTGCCGGAGAATAAGAAACGAGTGCTGGAAGCTATGGAGGAATTGATGGCGAACGATCGTGCCCGTCACACTGTTCTTCCAATATCGAAGTTCGGACTGATGCAGATAACGCGACAGCGCCTGCGTCCGGAACTGAATATTTCGACTGCCGAAGTATGTCCTACGTGTAAAGGAACTGGCAAGATCGGTCCGTCGATACTCATCGCCGATGATATTGAAAAAGACCTGCAGTACCTTATTAACCAGGGACATCGCAAACTGGCTTTGCATGTTCACCCGATAATGGAAGCTTACCTTACAAAAGGCGGTTTCTTCAAGTCGATACAGTGGAAATGGTACTGGAAGTTCAAGATCAAGGTGCAAATTGTTGTCGATAACAACTCACCGCTTACACAATACCAGTTCTACGATCGTAAGACCGATGACCTGATAAAACTTTAAAGAAATTGAAAACGGGACCAATAGGTCCCGTTTTTCGTTTGAGTCTATTAATATCTTATTGTTCTGACTGTGGTTTTGAGCGGATGATGCCGTCCAGGAAGTTTTGCACGGCACTCATGTTTTTCACATTGTCTACTATCAGCAGGAAGTTTTTACCCACCTGCTTCAGCCGGGCATTATTCGTACGTCGTTGAATGTACGCGAGTATATGGTTGAATATCTCTGATTCGAAATATGGAGAATCGGGATTGTTGATAAAGTAGAACCTCAGTTGTTCATTCTTCAATATCAGTTTCTCAAAGCCCAGTTCACAAGCCATGCGGCGGCAACGAATGGTAGTAAATAGCTCTTCCACTTGCGGAGGGATAGGGCCGAACCTGTCCCGGAACTCTTCTGCAAACATCTGCAGCTCTTCTTCGTTTTCAATGTTATCAAGCTGTGTATACAGCGACAAGCGCTCCGTGATGCTTTCTACATAGCTGTCAGGTATCAATATTTCAAGATCGGTATCAATCGTGCAATCATTTACATAATCCTGCTTACGTGCCAGTTCTTCAGAAAATACGTCTTTGAAGTCCGTTGTCTTCAGTTCTCGTATCGCTTCGTCCAGTATCTTATGATACATCTCGAAACCGATCTCTGAAATGAAACCACTCTGCTCGCCACCAAGCAAATTACCTGCCCCGCGTATATCCAGGTCGCGCATGGCTATCTGGAAACCGCTGCCAAGCTCGTTGAATTGCTCCAGCGTTTGCAGTCTCTTGCGGCTATCGTTGGGCAGTGTGCTCATGGCCGGCGCCATCAGGTAACAGAAGGCTTTTTTATTGCTACGACCCACGCGCCCACGCAGCTGGTGCAGATCGCTCAGGCCAAACTGGTGTGCGTTGTTGATGATTATTGTATTGGCATTAGGTATGTCCACGCCACTCTCTACGATGTTAGTACAGCACAATACATCGTACTGACGCTCTATAAAGTTGAACAAAGCTTCTTCCAGCTTGTGTCCCTCCATTTGCCCGTGTGCCATACCTATCTCCAGGTCAGGACAAAGATTACGAAGAAGAGTTACCATTTCGGGCAGACTCTGTACACGGTTGTGTATGAAGTAGACCTGGCCGCCACGTTCCGTTTCGTAATAGATAGCATCCCGTATCGCATACTCGTCAAACGACAGTACTTCGGTATGCACAGGTTGTCTGTTAGGGGGCGGGGTATTGATGATACTTAAATCACGCGCATTCATTAGTGAGAATTGCAACGTACGAGGTATCGGGGTAGCTGTGAGCGTCAACGTGTCTACGTTCGCACGTAGTTCTCTTAGCTTTTCCTTAGCCGATACACCAAACTTCTGTTCCTCATCTATTATCAATATACCAAGGTCCTTGAACTTCACATCCTTACTAAGCAGGGCGTGCGTACCAATGATGATATCTACTTTGCCCTCTTCCACTTTCTTCAGCGTCTCTTTCTTTTCCTTTGCTGATTTGAATCGATTCACATAATCAACTGTGCAAGGAAAATCTTTCAAACGCTCTTTGAACGTTTGATAATGTTGAAAAGCAAGAATGGTAGTAGGAACCAATACCGCAGCCTGTTTGCTATCGCCAACGGTTTTAAATGCCGAACGTATAGCTACCTCAGTTTTACCAAAGCCCACGTCGCCGCACACGAGCCTGTCCATAGGCGATGGTGATTCCATATCGCGTTTCACATCGGCTGTTGCCTTGCTTTGGTCGGGCGTGTCTTCGTAAAAGAACGATGCTTCTAACTCCGTTTGCAAATAGCTATCAGGGGTGTGTGCAAAGCCTTGTGAGGCTTTACGTTTGGCGTACAGTTTTATCAGGTCGGTAGCGATGTCTTTTACCTGCTTCTTTGTTTTGTTCTTCAGTTTCTCCCAGGCATCGCTACCTAGTTTATTCACTTTTGGTTTAGTGCCTTCCTTGCCTGTGTACTTGCTGATCTTGTGCAGCGAGTTGATGTTGACATACAGCACATCATTGTCGCGGTAAATTATGCGGACAGCTTCCTGCATAGCGCCATTTACTTCTATCTTCTGTAAACCGCTGTACACGCCCACACCGTGGTCTATGTGTGTCACATAGTCGCCCGGCTGTAGCTCTTTCAAGGCACGTATGGTAATGGCTTTGCCCTTGGTATAGGCCTGTTTTACCTTGTATTTGTGGTAACGCTGGAATATCTGGTGATCAGTATAGCACAACGCCTTCTTCTCATGGTCTATAAAGCCCTTGCTTATAGAAGAAGGTATGGGCACAAAGTTCAGTTGTGCATCCAGGTCTTCGAATACACTGCGTAAACGCTCCAGTTGTTTTGGATTCTCAGCAAATATGTAAGGCACATACTGATCCGTACTGCGTTTCTTTAGGTCTTCGATCAACATGTTGAACTGGCGGTTGAACACCGGCTGTTCATCAGTAGCGAATTGTAACACGGTCGTTATCTCATCGCCCGTTATTCTTTCCAGAGAGTGATTATACCATTCTATTAAATGGCGTTTCTTTACTTGTTCGGTCCAACCTTCGCAAGTCTCGAAATCATCCTTAGTAAACTCCTTAAGCCATTCTTCTTCGTGATCTATAGCTACCTGGCCTATCTTCACCTTATCGGGCAGGTCCATTTCCATCTTGCCGATTTTACCAATAGTAAAATCGAGGTCCTTGGCCCAGATGACAGTATTTTCAGGAAGATAGTCGAGCAGTGATATCTTCTCCTGTGTGTCAAAATTTGTTTCGATATTCGGCAATATTGATACCTGCAGCAGCTTGCGTTCTGACAGCTGCGTTTCTGGATTGAATATCCTGATACTATCCACCTCATCTCCAAACAGCTCAATACGATAAGGATGCTCGTTGCCGAATGAATAGATATCGAGGATGCCTCCGCGCATAGCAAACTGCCCAGGCTCGTAAACAAAATCCTCGCGCTTAAATCCCAGTCCCACGAATTTTTCCAGCAAAGCATCTACTTGTAGCGATTCACCCACCTTAATGCCGATCATATTGCCCGATAGTGCAGTTGGATTGACCACCTTCTCAAACAGAGCTTCAGGATAAGTTACCAGTACTTTCTTGCGCACGTTACCATTGAACTTGGTCAGCGCTTCTGTACGCAGCATTACGTGGCTGCTGTTCAGATCTGCGAAGTTTCCGGGACGCTTAAATGAATCGGGGAAAAAGCAGATATCCAGCGCCCCCGTCAGTTGTTCCAGGTCGTTGTGGAAGTAGGCTGCCTCTTCTTTGTCATTGAGGATGAAGACATGGTTGACATCAGCCAGCTGCCAGATAGTTGCAGCGATAAAATTGATGGAAGACCCGCGAAGGTTTTCGAGATATACCCGAACCTTCGGGTCGGGCAACGAGATGCCGGCCGCTATTTGTTTTAAGCGGATATCATTCTGATACAAACCCAGCAACACCTGCAAATTCATGCGGTAGCAAATTTAAGGGTAGAATGCGCACGCACCAATTACTTTTTCCTGGCGTAGAGTTGCGCCCAGGTCTCGATAAGTGTAGTGTCTTGCAAACGAACGAAGACGGAATCCAAACTGGTCTGTACAGCGCTGTCAAGATGCGGGTCGCCATGAGCACCTACTACCCAGAAGGTGTCAGTGGTAGCAAAAGAGCCATCCCTGCGGATGATTGAATCAATAGATGCATCCCTCCATCCTTCGATCAGGCGGCCACGGTAGCCGAATTTTTGAAGATAATAGCTTTGGTGCCAGCCGGTTAACCCGTTTATCAGCAGGTGATGAGATGGTTGTGATGTCACAACTTGTGTAACCTCGCGAAATTGCTCCTTTTCCGCATTGGAATAATAATGACGCACTTTTACGAGGTGAAACACTGAAAACGATACAAACAGCGTCAAAAATATATATCGTACAATTGGTGTTTTGATCAGTTGTATACCGAATGCAATGGCTAGTATCAGGGAAGGCACCATAATGATCGTATACCTGGTTACGAGCATGGGTACTACGAGCACGCCACGTATATACGGTATGGAATATGATAGGAAAATAGAAATGAAAACAAAGATAAAACTGAAAATAACAGGGTTGGATTTCAGGTCATTTGTTGGTGAATATTCCAGCATCACATTCACGATAAAAGATATCACGAACAGGTACAGGAAAAAATTCAGAAAGGCAGAGTAGCCAAAATATTCATTAAAATAAAGCAGGTAAAAATTTTGCTCTACCGGGGCCGACCAAAATGACTGGATCTTACTTGCCGCTCTCATTGCTGGTATCCATGGGCTATAAAGCACAATTATGGCTACTGCGGATATAGCAAAAATGGTAAAAAAGCGTTTTTTATTTTCCTTTTCAGTAAAGAAGAAGATCGCAAACAATACACCCTGGCATATCAAAACGATCAGTGAATAATAATGGCTATACAATAGCAATACAGTTGAGATGACCCACCAAATGGCATCTATCGTTTTAAGTCGTTTACACAGTTTCAGGAAAAAAAGGTAGGACAAAGTGGTAAACAGCCATAAGAATGTATAATCTCGTGCTTCCTGCGAAAACAGAATGTTATAATAGTTGACTGCCAAGACCGCAGCAGCTATCAGCCCAAGGCTTTTATTTAAGATCTCCTTGCCCAGCAGGTAGATTGCCCAAACGCAAAATATGCCGGCTATAGCCGGCAGGATACGGGCTCCCCATTCATCAAAGCCGAACATCTTTAATGATAGCCGCTCCATTACATAGAATAATGGTGGATGAACATCTGATGTTTGCAACGTATGTATCAAGTCGCCCCACGAACCACCGTTGGGATTGGTTTCTTTCATGGTATGCAACTCATCCAGCCAGAAACTTTCGGAAGCTAGCGTATACAACCGAAGCACAGCCGCAACCACAAGGATGATAAAAAGAATAATGTTGGCTTTTGTAATAAGATTTTTGGACCGCATTATAGTTGTGAAAATCAGGCAATAAAGGTAAACACTAATATTTACTTTCCTTTTTGTACCTGTGTAGAAATAGCGTCTACAAACCACAGGTATTCCTTCACAAAATGCTGAATACTCTTGGATAAGGCTTCGTTTTTTGGCTGACCTTCTTCATCCAGAGCCAGCTGAAGTTCTGGAACCAGCAATTTGTATGGCATTGGGAATGCTCCTATGGCTAATACCAATAACTGAAGCAGATTAGATGCGTTAAGCCCACCTTGTTTTCCATCCGACCCGCAAACAATGCCAATGGGCTTTTTAGACCACTCCTTAGTAAAGTAATCCACCGCATTTTTCATGGCGCCGCTATAGCTATTGTTGTATTCAGGAGTGACAAATACTATCCCATCTGCAGTTGCCAGTTTTTGGCTAATGTCGAGTAAACCATCTGGTGGGTTTTCCATATCCTTCAGGCGAGCTTCCATCACAGGCAGGTTGTAGTCCTTTATATCAATAAAGGTGATCTCAGCTTTACCGGAAGCTTCCAATGCCGATTTTATAGCCTTGGCAGCGCGGATACTAAGCCGTCCCTCGCGTATCGCGCCATATAGAATAGTTATCCTGAACATTGGTTGTAACGCTTTATTGCCATATATTACAAATCGCAACCAAGTTAGAATTTTTATCCTTGTCAAATCCGTTTTATGAAGCATTCTTCACTGGCTTTAGCGATACTGCTCATCTTTACTGCGTCCTGCGATAATACCTGGGATAGCGAGGCAAAAGATATGTTTCATCAAAGCTGCATGGAGGATGCTCTTACATGGGCTCCAAACCAGGATAAAGCCAGCCAATATTGCGATTGCGTGCTGGAGCGTACCATGGCCAAATACCCTAAAATGGCAGATGCCCTGCAGAATATAGATAGCGTCATTTCCGATCCGAAGATAAAAGGGTGCAAAGAAGAAATAGCCAGGTGATATTGTTAAAATATTTTATGAACAATCCCTAGCGGTTTCGCAGTATCTTTGCACAGGTAAAATGCGGCCGGTTTTGCCTTCGCGCGATACCCACCATTTTACCCACACCTGTGTATTACTTTTCAAACTAAAGTAACCGGGCTGTACTACTTTCGATGTGTACCTGAAAAACGAGGACCGTATGGATATCGAACAATTAATGCCCCATGTTGAAGCGCTGATATTTGCCAGCGAACGTCCACTGACAATGGTGGAGATGGTGGAGATGCTCTCCAACGCCTTTGAACTTCCGATAGAAGAAAACCGTGTAGCTACTTGTATTGAGGCTGTGCGTGAAAAATACGATGCATCTTATTATCCTTTCCAACTTAGAGAAGCGGGCGGCGGATACCAATTCCTGACTAAAAAGGAGTATCACCGCACTGTACTGCAGCTCAACGGTGACAAACACATCAAAAAGCTATCGGCCGCCGCTATGGAAACACTGGCGATCATTGCATACAAGCAGCCGATCACTAAATCTGAAATAGAATTCATTCGCGGTGTAAGCGCCGACTATTCGATACAAAAGCTCCTGGAAAAAGAACTCATTGTTATTACCGGGCGTAATGAAGAAATGGTAGGCAAACCGCTTACTTATGCTACTTCGAAGAACTTTATGGACTATTTAGGTATAAATAGCTCTATTGACCTGCCACAACTTAAGGATATTACGAATATCGAGATCGTAATGCCTACCAGCGGGAGCGAGGCCCAGCCTGAGGGGGAGGGCCTGCTGATGGTGACAGCTGATGGCAGCCTGGAACAGACAGCAGATTAAATACACATAGATCGATCAGAGCCCGTTTCGTTTCGCCGAGACGGGTTTTTTTGTTTAAGGGGTTTTGCATGCTAATTTTACACGTCCAATCTGATGTACATGCGTAATATATCCATCGTGCTGGCAATAGCCGGCCTGTTTGTTCATAATAATATAGTTGCTCAAAGCCGGGCCGACAGGAGGGTAGTCAGGCAGCTAAAAGAGGATATAGGTTACCTCGCATCCGATGAATTGGAAGGTCGCCGCGTAGGCTCTGAAGGAGAGCGCAAAGCCGCCGCTTATATAGAGAAAAGGTACAAGGACCTGGGCATCGGCGCATATAAAGGCAAATACCAGCATGAGTTTACCTATATAGATGGTAAGAAAATAGAAGATGCCACCCAGATAAAGCTGGGTAACGACCTACTTCGTATCAAAGAGGAAGCATTCCCACTTGCCTTTAGCGGCAATAAAAAAGCCTATGGCGAGGTAATACCAGACGTGTTTGAGTCAGGCAATATTTGGATGATCCCTATGTATGCTGACAAAGAGGAGGCTGCGGACGCACACTTTGAGTGGGAAAAGAAAGCTTACGAGCGCGCCAGCGAGGCAGAAAAGCAAGGTGCAACGGGTGTTTTGTTCTACGACAACTACAATGCAAAGTTCCCGCCTACTTATAACGCGAAGACAGAGTACGAATCACTCGAAATCCCTGTCGGGTTTCTGAATTTCAATGCATTCCAGGAATACACACCAAAATTCAAGGACAGGAATGAGATGCCGGTGGAGATAAATGTGCTTTTGAAACGCTCGGACCTTATTGGACATAACATCACGGCGTTTATTGATAATAAAGCTCCGTACACTGTGATATTAGGCGCGCACTACGATCACCTCGGTTTTGGGCAAGATGGGAATAGCCTGCATGCCGCAAAAGACGGCCAGGTGCACAATGGTGCGGACGACAATGCCAGTGGAACAGCAGCTCTGATGCAGATAGCAGAATCGGTAAAAAAGAGCAGGTTGCGCAACTACAATTATCTATTCATAAGTTTTTCTGGCGAAGAGGAAGGTTTGATCGGATCTAAGGCCATTGTCCGCGATATGGGCTTCGACAGCAACAAGATCGCCTATATGGTGAACATGGACATGGTAGGTAGATTGAATGATAGTACCCATGCACTAACTATTGGTGGTATTGGCACGTCTCCCGCATGGGCACAATTTACCCAGCCAAAAAATTTCAAGGTTAGTGTCGATAGCTCAGGGGCTGGTCCATCCGACCACACATCTTTCTACCGCGCGGGTATACCGGTTCTGTTCTTCTTTACCGGCCTGCACACCGACTATCACAAACCATCCGACGATGCTGACAAAATAAACTATGAAGGTGAGGCGCAGGTAATACACTATATCAACGAGGTAGTGGCCAAAATGGACAAAGAACCTAAGCCAGGATTCAGGACTACGAAAGAAGCTGCAGTTGGTAAGGTGCGTTTTAAGGTAACACTGGGTATCATGCCCGATTATTCTTTCCAGGAGGGCGGCGTGAAAGTAGATGGCGTAACAGACGGCAAACCCGCAAAGAAAGCAGGTATCCAGGCGGGAGACATTATTACCCAGCTTGGAAGCCATAAGGTGAATGGCATGCAAACTTACATGGAAGCGCTAGGAGCCTTTAAAGAAGGTGACAAAACTGAAGTAACCATTATTCGAGGAGAAGACGAAATAAAACTCCCCATAGAATTCAAATAATAAAAAGCCCGGTGACTATCACCGGGCTTTTTTTAGCTATGGCTCATTTCAGTTTGATGTCTATATAGCGCCGCATATTTACCGTTTTGAGACATCAATTCTTCGTGCGTTCCTTGCTCAGCTATCCTGCCTTCATCCAGCACAATTATCTTATCAAATGTCCAGCTAGTAAATATTCTGTGTGTAATGATAATCGTTGTCTTATCGGCCAGGTAATCTTTCAGGTTATATAAAATGGTCTTTTCGGTTTGTGTATCCACTGCCGACAGGGATTCATCCATCAACAGCACAGGGCTATTCTTCAGCAATGCTCGCGCCAGCACCATACGCTGCTTTTGTCCGCCTGATAGCATCACACCTCTTTCGCCTATGATGGTATCATAGCCTTTTTGCAGCGTAACAATATCTTTCTCCAGGTCGGCCATGCGCGCTGCTTCTTTCACCTCTGCTTCCGAAGCGCCAGGTTTCCCAAACCGGATGTTGTTAAAAACGCTATCCGAAAACAGGAAGGCTTCCTGCGGTGCATACGCTATTTGCGAACGTAGATTTTGCAGGTCAAATTGCTTTATGTCAATGCCATCAAATAGAACCTGGCCGTTTGTTGTGTCATACATGCGCAGCAATAGATGTGCAAGGGTCGATTTGCCAGATCCGGTCTTTCCGATAACAGCAATTTTTTGCCCCGGTGTTATATTCAGGCCCAGATCTTTTAGTGCATGTATACCAGTATGCGGGTATACGAAGTTTACTTCTTTGAAAGTGATGTGTCCCTGTAGTGTATGTTGTAAGCTACTGCTTGGGCT is a genomic window containing:
- a CDS encoding tetratricopeptide repeat protein, with translation MRSAHYITLTAAAGLLALLYWGMNTVPPKKESAPGASPEQGAMTAAPHNTIQAASFDSIYTAVRQQLPAHAKGEVDSVEKIIGAIQDSARMAPVFTDLAKVWQEHKQLPVAAYYYAKAGKLENSEKKLNFAGQLFLDLMHETNSASVQAWEAQQAIECFKRSLELNPANDTTKMALAASYIEGAGETMQGVQLLLGITREKPDNVPANLMLGRLSMQSGQFDKAIQRFETVVKLEPKNTEALYFLAEAYKSKGDKNKAIELFERVKTIVNKPEFSRDIDQYINSFK
- a CDS encoding Rne/Rng family ribonuclease; the protein is MNKELIINSSGEGVEIALLEDKKLVELHYERGQDEFAVGDLYLGKVKKLMPGLNAAFVDVGYEKDAFLHYTDLSPYFRSLLKFTKQSLEGNTPWGKDFGKFQNETEILKTGKITEVVNHRPEVLVQILKEPISAKGPRLSCEISLPGRFVVVTPFNDVVAISRKIHSADERKRLQRIVESIKPKNFGVIVRTAAEGKNTAELHADILELAEMWQTIQTNLKGAKAPQIILSEQDKTTSILRDLLNESFQRIVVNDKKLLGETKDYISRIAPEKEEIVTYHSAGQPVFDTYGVTKQVKSSFGKTVNLSSGSYLIIEHTEALHVIDVNSGTRSADAGQEQNALATNLEAAHEIARQMRLRDLGGIIIIDFIDMKLPENKKRVLEAMEELMANDRARHTVLPISKFGLMQITRQRLRPELNISTAEVCPTCKGTGKIGPSILIADDIEKDLQYLINQGHRKLALHVHPIMEAYLTKGGFFKSIQWKWYWKFKIKVQIVVDNNSPLTQYQFYDRKTDDLIKL
- the mfd gene encoding transcription-repair coupling factor, translated to MNLQVLLGLYQNDIRLKQIAAGISLPDPKVRVYLENLRGSSINFIAATIWQLADVNHVFILNDKEEAAYFHNDLEQLTGALDICFFPDSFKRPGNFADLNSSHVMLRTEALTKFNGNVRKKVLVTYPEALFEKVVNPTALSGNMIGIKVGESLQVDALLEKFVGLGFKREDFVYEPGQFAMRGGILDIYSFGNEHPYRIELFGDEVDSIRIFNPETQLSERKLLQVSILPNIETNFDTQEKISLLDYLPENTVIWAKDLDFTIGKIGKMEMDLPDKVKIGQVAIDHEEEWLKEFTKDDFETCEGWTEQVKKRHLIEWYNHSLERITGDEITTVLQFATDEQPVFNRQFNMLIEDLKKRSTDQYVPYIFAENPKQLERLRSVFEDLDAQLNFVPIPSSISKGFIDHEKKALCYTDHQIFQRYHKYKVKQAYTKGKAITIRALKELQPGDYVTHIDHGVGVYSGLQKIEVNGAMQEAVRIIYRDNDVLYVNINSLHKISKYTGKEGTKPKVNKLGSDAWEKLKNKTKKQVKDIATDLIKLYAKRKASQGFAHTPDSYLQTELEASFFYEDTPDQSKATADVKRDMESPSPMDRLVCGDVGFGKTEVAIRSAFKTVGDSKQAAVLVPTTILAFQHYQTFKERLKDFPCTVDYVNRFKSAKEKKETLKKVEEGKVDIIIGTHALLSKDVKFKDLGILIIDEEQKFGVSAKEKLRELRANVDTLTLTATPIPRTLQFSLMNARDLSIINTPPPNRQPVHTEVLSFDEYAIRDAIYYETERGGQVYFIHNRVQSLPEMVTLLRNLCPDLEIGMAHGQMEGHKLEEALFNFIERQYDVLCCTNIVESGVDIPNANTIIINNAHQFGLSDLHQLRGRVGRSNKKAFCYLMAPAMSTLPNDSRKRLQTLEQFNELGSGFQIAMRDLDIRGAGNLLGGEQSGFISEIGFEMYHKILDEAIRELKTTDFKDVFSEELARKQDYVNDCTIDTDLEILIPDSYVESITERLSLYTQLDNIENEEELQMFAEEFRDRFGPIPPQVEELFTTIRCRRMACELGFEKLILKNEQLRFYFINNPDSPYFESEIFNHILAYIQRRTNNARLKQVGKNFLLIVDNVKNMSAVQNFLDGIIRSKPQSEQ
- a CDS encoding glycosyltransferase family 39 protein; the encoded protein is MRSKNLITKANIILFIILVVAAVLRLYTLASESFWLDELHTMKETNPNGGSWGDLIHTLQTSDVHPPLFYVMERLSLKMFGFDEWGARILPAIAGIFCVWAIYLLGKEILNKSLGLIAAAVLAVNYYNILFSQEARDYTFLWLFTTLSYLFFLKLCKRLKTIDAIWWVISTVLLLYSHYYSLIVLICQGVLFAIFFFTEKENKKRFFTIFAISAVAIIVLYSPWIPAMRAASKIQSFWSAPVEQNFYLLYFNEYFGYSAFLNFFLYLFVISFIVNVMLEYSPTNDLKSNPVIFSFIFVFISIFLSYSIPYIRGVLVVPMLVTRYTIIMVPSLILAIAFGIQLIKTPIVRYIFLTLFVSFSVFHLVKVRHYYSNAEKEQFREVTQVVTSQPSHHLLINGLTGWHQSYYLQKFGYRGRLIEGWRDASIDSIIRRDGSFATTDTFWVVGAHGDPHLDSAVQTSLDSVFVRLQDTTLIETWAQLYARKK
- a CDS encoding NADPH-dependent FMN reductase, with the protein product MFRITILYGAIREGRLSIRAAKAIKSALEASGKAEITFIDIKDYNLPVMEARLKDMENPPDGLLDISQKLATADGIVFVTPEYNNSYSGAMKNAVDYFTKEWSKKPIGIVCGSDGKQGGLNASNLLQLLVLAIGAFPMPYKLLVPELQLALDEEGQPKNEALSKSIQHFVKEYLWFVDAISTQVQKGK
- the scpB gene encoding SMC-Scp complex subunit ScpB, giving the protein MDIEQLMPHVEALIFASERPLTMVEMVEMLSNAFELPIEENRVATCIEAVREKYDASYYPFQLREAGGGYQFLTKKEYHRTVLQLNGDKHIKKLSAAAMETLAIIAYKQPITKSEIEFIRGVSADYSIQKLLEKELIVITGRNEEMVGKPLTYATSKNFMDYLGINSSIDLPQLKDITNIEIVMPTSGSEAQPEGEGLLMVTADGSLEQTAD
- a CDS encoding M28 family peptidase, with amino-acid sequence MRNISIVLAIAGLFVHNNIVAQSRADRRVVRQLKEDIGYLASDELEGRRVGSEGERKAAAYIEKRYKDLGIGAYKGKYQHEFTYIDGKKIEDATQIKLGNDLLRIKEEAFPLAFSGNKKAYGEVIPDVFESGNIWMIPMYADKEEAADAHFEWEKKAYERASEAEKQGATGVLFYDNYNAKFPPTYNAKTEYESLEIPVGFLNFNAFQEYTPKFKDRNEMPVEINVLLKRSDLIGHNITAFIDNKAPYTVILGAHYDHLGFGQDGNSLHAAKDGQVHNGADDNASGTAALMQIAESVKKSRLRNYNYLFISFSGEEEGLIGSKAIVRDMGFDSNKIAYMVNMDMVGRLNDSTHALTIGGIGTSPAWAQFTQPKNFKVSVDSSGAGPSDHTSFYRAGIPVLFFFTGLHTDYHKPSDDADKINYEGEAQVIHYINEVVAKMDKEPKPGFRTTKEAAVGKVRFKVTLGIMPDYSFQEGGVKVDGVTDGKPAKKAGIQAGDIITQLGSHKVNGMQTYMEALGAFKEGDKTEVTIIRGEDEIKLPIEFK